GTTGCTTTTTAGCAACAGGCAGGCTCGTGCCTCACCCGCCAGTTGCGCCTTTGATAAGACATATCTCCCTTTACGTTTCCTTTAGTTCATTTAAAGCTTGATCGTGGCGTACCCCCCGGCAATTCGTTAGCAAAAAAATTAAACAATCCCCAACCGAGCAAGCCTGCCCTTCGGTTTGCTCGAAAAAAATCTTCCTTTTCCCAAGCCCGCTGCCTACAGCGGAAAAGAGTATTTTTTTCGGCAAAGCCTTGCACGGATGGGGATTCTATTAAGAGCGGTTGCTTAACAGATGCCGGAGGGCCTTGTGCCCGATGGATTAAAATTTAGGCGCTATGAAAAAAATTAAAGGAAGAAGCCCCCCATTGACGGTAGCCACGGCAGAGCGAAGCAGGTTGCTTCTGCTCCGTCACAAAAACGGAAGTCACAAATTATTGAAAACAAAAAATTAGAAATCATGAAAACTACAGAATTGAATAACAACAAAAAAGCAGCCGAAAATATCGCAAAGAACAACGGTCACAAAGCAGTTAAACCACAAAACAATTTGAAACCTTCTCTGCCCCGAAATGAGGAAAACAAGGCTCAACAGGAAAAGACAGCGGAAACGGAGAAGATAAGTCCAAACCCCGTAACAGATGCATCCACAAGTGGGAATGCCACAATTGAAGCAGCCCCAAAGTTGGTAAAGCCTGCCCTTAATTTGGATAGCACTTTAAAACTGGTAGAGGAATTGCACCGCAGGAAAATCCAACGTGATAAACTGATTTCTACTATTGATAACCTTAAGGAATTTGAGGTAGCGCAATTGGATGATGCCGAGGAAACCGATAGCAATCACTATCAGGGTTGCGAACTTACCATAGAGGACGATAAAGGAAGGGATTTTGTCACCAAAAACCCGTTTATCGTTAAAAAAGTGGCTGAATACATCAATACTTTATGTGCGGATCGGCTAATGGAAATCGAAAGTGAAATTCAATTTCCGTCTTAATTTATGGATGTCCCTTGTCGAATGGGCAAGGGACTATTTTAATATCTCATATGATGGAAACAGCATTTTTAGAGTATTTGGACGGGTTATATTGGGAAGGTTACGGGGAAGTATTCAGGGAGGAGAACCCGACAGATTTTCAGATTCAGTTAACGGCCTTTATTTGCGAACATGCAGGATCGGCAAATGATCACAGAACAAAAATTAGAGGAAATGGCACACAACATCAATTTTAACAGTAAGACAGGGGAACATAGTTTTTTTAGTGTAAAGGAAATCCCTTGGCATGGTCTAGGCACAATATTACAGGATTACCCCACAAGCGCAGAAGCTATCCAATATGCAGGGCTTGATTTTGAGGTGGAAAAACGCCCTTTGTTTACTTTGGACACGAAAATGGTAGAGGCTGATAATCATAACGGTCTTTTCCTGCCTTCTATTAATGTCCCCGACTATTACGCCACTGTTCGGACAGATACGGATGAAGTTTTAGACGTAGTTGGTTCAGATTATCATGTAGTGCAGAACGTCCATGCATTTGACTTTTTTGATAGTATTGTCGGTGGTAAAAACGGGATTATGTACGAAACAGCCGGAGCATTGGGCAAAGGTGAACGCATATTTATTACGGCAAAATTACCAGGTTATATTAGGATCGGCAAGGATGATCTAATTGATCAATATCTTTTTCTTACTACTGCCCATGATGGCACTGGTAGTATAACGGCTGCATTTACCCCGATTAGGATCGTGTGCAATAACACACTTAATGCTGCACTTCAGACTACCGAGAAGGCTGTAAGGATACGGCACACGGCCAACGCGCAGGACAAACTAAAAGAAGCCCATAAGCTTTTAGGAATCAGTCACACACTTGGTCAGGAGCTTAAAGAAATCTTTAACCAATGGACAAAAGTCCGCATCACTGATGCCAATGTCAAACGCTTGGTACAATTGGCTTTAGCCCCCAACAAGGAGGTGCTGGAAAAGATTTATAGCGGTAGAGAAGAATCGCTATCTCTCCAGTTTAACAAAAAGGTTGATGCCACCCTAAATTATGCCTTTAGTGACCCCACGCAGACCGACCCAAACACTATGGGGACATTGTACGGCTGCTATAATGCGGTTACAGATGCGCCCGTACTGGATGTGCAATAAATATACCTGTAGCGAGGTATTAGGCGAGTGTTCTTTGAAGCCTATCATCAACCGACTTATCTGGAAGGGAAACTGGACAGGGAGTGTAGCATGTCGGTGAATCCAAAAAGTCAACCAGTTGTCAGGTTGCGACTGAATTGGGAAGATGAAATGAATAGATATGAGGATAAAATCGAATCTGATTGAATGATGATCCGAGTGGCAACGGCACTAGCATTGACGTAAGGCAACTAAAATCGTCACTCTGATAGTACCCACTTCTCGCCTGTTTGGAAGTAGGGCATGAACAGACTATCGGCACGACTACAATAAGTAGTAAAGGATAAGTCATATCCGACAATCTAATCGAGCTATGTTATTGCACTTCTAAACGGGGATTGACCTAAATCGGAAAGCCACTGGCGTGGCTATGAGAGCAGTCTCTGAATATCCGACATGGCAACGGAGCCTCCGTAGTAGTCCGAGCAGGGCCCTGTACATGGCGAAGGGAGGCAGCTAATATTTTTAATACA
This Olivibacter sp. SDN3 DNA region includes the following protein-coding sequences:
- a CDS encoding DUF932 domain-containing protein, whose product is MAHNINFNSKTGEHSFFSVKEIPWHGLGTILQDYPTSAEAIQYAGLDFEVEKRPLFTLDTKMVEADNHNGLFLPSINVPDYYATVRTDTDEVLDVVGSDYHVVQNVHAFDFFDSIVGGKNGIMYETAGALGKGERIFITAKLPGYIRIGKDDLIDQYLFLTTAHDGTGSITAAFTPIRIVCNNTLNAALQTTEKAVRIRHTANAQDKLKEAHKLLGISHTLGQELKEIFNQWTKVRITDANVKRLVQLALAPNKEVLEKIYSGREESLSLQFNKKVDATLNYAFSDPTQTDPNTMGTLYGCYNAVTDAPVLDVQ